A stretch of Aspergillus nidulans FGSC A4 chromosome VI DNA encodes these proteins:
- a CDS encoding glycosyltransferase domain-containing protein (transcript_id=CADANIAT00009905) gives MALRGFLSGLDNHLPGPWADQYNSWRLSATRFLQQTYYPRPRPRPTRLLLAVAGCFFLIFLFMRSPGEPEVNHWLQYPSYHPFHGRPEDATIITPRIAYDHNDTFILSNNLQKTNASFHLVLPATRSNPGLCRTLTSAMILNYPPPTLVRYGRELPAGSAGHDYMVDRITGIYNFLAYTPRLQDHDIVLVVDGFDIFFQLPPEVLVRRYQELLREMNAKLRERYGMVTVDRPFRKDGVETHQKYSQRVIFSASKECFHNLTDDAGCASVPESTLPPDSYGWKTDTQEQLTRPRWLKPGAVIGQVADLKLIYAQVLRFVEEHRAVDGDYLALTQMYGRQEYVRELERRRTSNSFKELLNRWIGISEATNITIVPPHLQPGQRYEYGIGVDFESRLFFNTVNAKEDVEWLRYNNVSKTSTVQAEHRVPRESRLLLPDDVSDHKLGNPFKQPKYSKNEYVNPPWNDTLDALPANRTWSNIPLLTNIHSAEVPALIHMNAKDKGTVRDTWWSRMWYAPWARALLRKYMRSQTGFDAAQHALLDQNFWDVRGGVGGVWTDKGEWIDYPEVCSGFERDLFDDGLGPFGEEDGGEYGGPVYNQWGNLVKGREF, from the exons ATGGCCTTGCGCGGGTTCCTGAGCGGCCTGGACAACCACTTGCCTGGTCCCTGGGCTGACCAGTACAATTCCTGGCGATTGTCCGCCACGCGGTTCCTGCAGCAGACTTACTATCCTCGCCCACGGCCGCGACCGACGCGGTTGCTTCTCGCAGTCGCAGGATGCTTCTTTTTGATATTTCTTTTCATGCGGTCTCCGGGCGAG CCGGAGGTCAATCACTGGCTTCAATACCCCTCGTACCACCCTTTCCACGGTCGACCTGAAGACGCCACGATCATAACCCCCCGGATTGCCTACGATCACAATGATACCTTTATACTGTCGAATAATctgcagaagacgaatgCATCGTTTCATCTCGTCCTGCCCGCGACCCGCAGCAACCCAGGCCTATGCCGTACCTTGACTTCGGCCATGATTCTAAATTATCCGCCGCCAACGCTGGTGCGCTATGGGAGAGAACTTCCAGCGGGATCGGCCGGACATGATTACATGGTTGACAGAATTACTGGGATATATAACTTTTTGGCGTACACCCCGCGCCTCCAGGATCATGACATTGTTTTGGTTGTGGACGGCTTCGACATTTTCTTCCAGCTGCCGCCAGAGGTTCTAGTCAGGCGGTATCAGGAATTGCTACGGGAAATGAATGCGAAGTTACGTGAGAGGTACGGTATGGTTACGGTGGATCGACCATTCCGCAAGGATGGCGTGGAAACACACCAGAAGTACTCGCAGCGCGTGATTTTCTCCGCAAGCAAAGAGTGTTTTCATAACCTGACAGACGATGCCGGCTGTGCCAGTGTGCCGGAGTCGACTCTCCCGCCGGATAGTTATGGGTGGAAAACGGACACACAGGAGCAATTGACCCGCCCGCGGTGGCTCAAGCCAGGCGCGGTTATTGGGCAGGTAGCCGACCTAAAACTCATCTACGCGCAGGTCTTGCGGTTCGTTGAGGAGCACCGCGCAGTCGACGGGGACTACCTGGCCCTGACGCAGATGTATGGTCGACAGGAATACGTGCGCGAGCTGGAACGGCGTCGAACCTCAAACAGCTTTAAAGAGCTGTTAAATCGATGGATTGGAATATCCGAGGCCACAAACATCACTATTGTCCCTCCACACCTTCAACCTGGCCAACGCTATGAATACGGAATCGGCGTGGACTTTGAATCGCGTCTCTTCTTCAATACAGTAAACGCGAAAGAAGATGTCGAGTGGCTGCGCTACAATAACGTCTCCAAAACATCCACAGTACAAGCGGAGCACCGGGTCCCTCGCGAAAGCCGCCTGTTGCTCCCAGACGACGTCTCCGACCATAAACTCGGCAATCCTTTCAAGCAGCCGAAATATAGCAAGAACGAGTACGTCAACCCGCCCTGGAACGACACCCTCGACGCACTCCCAGCCAATCGGACATGGAGTAATATTCCTCTCTTAACAAACATCCACTCCGCCGAAGTGCCGGCTCTCATTCATATGAACGCAAAAGACAAGGGTACCGTGCGTGACACGTGGTGGTCGAGAATGTGGTACGCCCCTTGGGCTCGCGCTCTCTTGCGCAAGTACATGCGCTCACAAACGGGCTTTGATGCGGCGCAGCATGCTCTGCTGGACCAGAACTTCTGGGATGTGCGCGGTGGCGTTGGCGGTGTCTGGACAGATAAGGGCGAGTGGATAGACTATCCAGAAGTCTGCTCAGGTTTTGAGAGGGACCTTTTCGATGATGGTCTTGGACCTtttggcgaggaagacggagGCGAGTATGGTGGACCAGTTTATAACCAGTGGGGAAATCTGGTGAAGGGGAGGGAATTCTAG
- a CDS encoding uncharacterized protein (transcript_id=CADANIAT00009906): protein MTPSKTPSPAPPPTSASTLTVNPDYANPSFDPVDFLNDTLPPLSLQSSQFQSQSNPRAVNLTDLSTRVQSILSQTNAQNIRHSSTLTSLTDEIIRSGNRLAYEVEVLRGEAIALSDLLTEGLAEEIARFTTTPTIPEEKPEDESDPTERGEHERKKSEPEYISNLRTLNQVRARLEEVVQTFGDAMEWPLPPSETSITSSFISVSAPDLGPDSQTREEKGQEAAKKLRGEINELLDSDGGLEAAARRVEALRTLSLVWKGTAEEKARVRFVDGLAKLVEERRRAVEAPSQSQQTQISGSRGHQRQESEGPGGGIFRNLQRLREEIYLE, encoded by the coding sequence ATGACGCCGTCTAAGACGCCCAGTCCAGCTCCGCCCCCAACATCCGCGTCAACATTGACAGTCAATCCTGATTACGCAAATCCATCTTTCGACCCCGTCGACTTCCTCAACGACACTCTCCCGCCACTGAGTCTCCAATCTTCACAGTTTCAATCCCAATCAAACCCGCGTGCCGTCAATCTCACCGACCTCTCCACTCGCGTCCAATCTATCCTGTCACAAACCAATGCCCAGAACATCCGCCACTCAAGCACGCTTACTTCTCTTACGGATGAAATCATCCGCAGCGGCAACCGGCTCGCGTACGAAGTCGAGGTTCTTCGCGGTGAGGCGATCGCACTCTCGGACTTGCTGACGGAGGGGCTGGcagaggagattgcgagGTTTACTACTACGCCGACAATTCCGGAGGAGAAACCCGAAGACGAATCAGATCCCACAGAGCGAGGAGAACACGAGAGGAAAAAGAGCGAACCGGAGTATATCAGCAACCTTCGCACCCTGAATCAGGTCCGGGCGCGCTTGGAAGAAGTCGTTCAGACCTTCGGCGACGCAATGGAGTGGCCGCTTCCACCGTCTGAGACTTCGATAACGTCCTCGTTCATCTCTGTTTCCGCACCAGATTTAGGCCCGGACAGTCAGACGCGTGAGGAGAAAGGACAGGAAGCTGCAAAGAAGCTACGTGGTGAGATCAatgagcttctggatagCGATGGTGGGCTTGAAGCTGCAGCGCGCAGGGTGGAGGCTCTACGGACACTATCTTTGGTGTGGAAGGGGAcagcggaggagaaggcgcggGTGAGGTTTGTGGACGGATTAGCAAAGCTCGTCGAGGAGCGGAGGAGGGCAGTTGAGGCTCCGTCACAGAGTCAACAGACACAAATCTCGGGGTCGAGGGGGCATCAAAGACAGGAGAGTGAGGGGCCTGGGGGCGGGATCTTCCGCAATCTGCAACGGTTACGAGAGGAGATTTACTTGGAATGA
- a CDS encoding protein stoA (transcript_id=CADANIAT00009907) — MSAESSTAINTAANTGVNGKATQQPHGLVEVQPPRLSDLQPRYASTIEHDDSNPEAHGWYASFKHTIGECIGGLGVIPCCPCPNPFRPVQQGEVGLVTRFGRFERAVDPGLVKVNPLSERLITIDVKIQIVEVPRQICMTKDNVTLNLTSVIYYQVVSPHKAAFGISNIKQALVERTQTTLRHVIGARVLQDVIERREEIAQSTSEIIEEVASGWGVNVESMLIKDIIFSDDLQDSLSMAAQSKRIGESKVIAARAEVESAKLMRQAADILSSAPAMQIRYLEAMQAMAKTANSKVIFLPAPNQTVQQQLAAAENAGEGPSRYAPPQGGDGFQHAINARVVEDI, encoded by the exons ATGTCTGCCGAATCAAGCACCGCTATCAACACTGCTGCCAACACTGGCGTGAATGGCAAGGCCACGCAGCAACCTCATGGCCTTGTCGAGGTACAGCCTCCTCGTCTGTCCGATCTGCAGCCGCGGTACGCATCCACAATCGAGCACGATGATAGCAACCCAGAAGCGCACGGCTGGTACGCGTCGTTTA AGCATACCATCGGTGAATGTATCGGAGGACTGGGAGTTATTCCTTGCTGCCCATGCCCGAACCCCTTCAGGCCCGTCCAACAAGGTGAAGTCGGCTTGGTGACGCGATTCGGCCG ATTCGAGCGCGCAGTAGACCCTGGTCTCGTCAAGGTCAACCCGCTGAGTGAGCGTCTTATCACAATCGACGTAAAGATCCAGATCGTCGAGGTTCCTCGCCAGATTTGCATGACCAAGGATAACGTGACCCTGAACTTGACTTCCGTCATCTACTACCAAGTCGTCTCGCCTCACAAGGCGGCGTTTGGTATTTCCAACATCAAGCAAGCACTCGTAGAGCGTACCCAGACCACATTGCGTCATGTCATTGGTGCGCGTGTTCTCCAAGACGTGATCGAACGACGTGAGGAGATTGCTCAGTCAACGTCGGAGATCATTGAGGAAGTGGCTTCAGGATGGGGTGTCAACGTCGAGTCTATGCTCATCAAAGACATTATCTTCAGTGATGACCTCCAGGACTCGCTGTCCATGGCAGCGCAGTCTAAACGTATCGGAGAGAGCAAGGTCATTGCCGCTCGTGCTGAAGTCGAGTCTGCCAAACTTATGCGTCAG GCCGCCGATatcctttcttctgctcctgctaTGCAGATTCGATATCTCGAGGCGATGCAAGCTATGGCTAAGACGGCCAACAGCAAGGTCATCTTCCTTCCGGCGCCAAACCAAACCGTACAGCAGCAACTAGCGGCGGCGGAGAATGCTGGCGAAGGGCCTAGCCGCTACGCGCCGCCCCAGGGAGGAGATGGGTTCCAGCATGCGATTAACGCCCGTGTGGTGGAGGACATTTAA
- a CDS encoding protein ngn4 (transcript_id=CADANIAT00009908): MAPTPSPLYTFRQVERSDLDALEELLFTSKLSLTINRLLFKDWPNEAAQRRNYRAALENQDFESDDRERLGVIDNASGKLIGFIALCRRQPELHTQAASPSVDGPEKQMNIPDHFNPEVYNAVMNAVRELSFTGLETREHYEVVYIAVDHAFRRRGIGRDLVRHVFAKAKAAGVPVAVSSEPQAYAFFTEMGFEETKSVEMDLAQWAPSYSGFGAFRLRSMIWNP; the protein is encoded by the exons ATGGCTCCCACTCCAAGTCCCCTCTATACATTCCGCCAAGTGGAACGCTCTGACCTAGATGCACTGGAAGAACTCCTTTTCACCTCCAAGCTTTCATTGACAATCAACAGACTCTTGTTCAAGGACTGGCCCAATGAAGCAGCACAAAGACGCAACTATCGGGCTGCTCTAGAGAATCAGGATTTCGAAAGCGACGACCGAGAAAGGTTAGGTGTAATCGACAACGCCTCTGGAAAGCTTATCGGCTTTATCGCCCTTTGTCGCAGACAACCTGAACTTCATACGCAGGCCGCCAGTCCCAGTGTTGATGGCCccgagaagcagatgaatATTCCAGATCATTTCAATCCAGAGGTCTACAATGCTGTGATGAACGCAGTGCGCGAACTTTCCTTTACCGGTCTAGAGACGAGGGAGCATTATG AGGTGGTATACATTGCCGTGGATCATGCCTTCCGTCGTCGAGGTATAGGCCGAGATTTGGTTCGGCATGTCTTTGCCAAAGCAAAGGCTGCTGGTGTACCTGTCGCCGTATCCTCAGAGCCGCAAGCCTACGCATTCTTTACCGAGATGGGCTTTGAAGAAACCAAGTCGGTAGAGATGGATCTCGCACAGTGGGCACCTTCCTATTCCGGCTTTGGGGCATTTAGATTGAGGTCGATGATCTGGAACCCTTAG
- a CDS encoding oxidoreductase, short chain dehydrogenase/reductase family superfamily (transcript_id=CADANIAT00009909) yields the protein MSRNILIVGATRGLGASLRNLYATEPSTRVFATTRSDNAPESYSHPHVSWLPNIDLTKPDVGERLVSQLPSSTKLAAVIITAGYFGLETFDTPDWDKQIQMYTTSAIAPVFVVQKLVKCGILGKGSKVILVSSESGSITLRHEKEGGGNYGHHASKAALNMVGKLLSLDLKPNGIAVGLVHPGFMRTEMTKGVGYDKYWDAGGAVTPDEAARSLAGFVDKFDISKTGEYWAPRGPGDIGTAEPVLGSDLPTPLQLPW from the exons ATGAGCAGGAACATCCTTATTGTCGGGGCCACGAGGGGTTTGGGCGCCTCCCTCCGCAACCTCTACGCAACCGAGCCATCGACTCGAGTCTTCGCAACAACCCGATCCGACAACGCACCCGAGTCCTACTCCCATCCTCACGTTTCCTGGCTACCAAATATCGACCTCACGAAGCCAGATGTTGGGGAGAGATTGGTCTCGCAACTCCCTTCGTCAACCAAGCTCGCAGCAGTGATCATCACCGCCGGCTACTTTGGCCTCGAGACGTTCGACACCCCCGATTGGGACAAGCAGATACAGATGTACACTACTTCCGCAATCGCACCAGTCTTCGTTGTCCAGAAACTGGTTAAGTGTGGGATTTTGGGTAAAGGAAGCAAGGTCATTCTCGTGAGCAGTGAGAGTGGCAGCATCACGCTACGCCATGAAAAAGAGGGCGGCGGCAACTATGGCCACCATGCCAGCAAGGCGGCGCTTAATATGGTTGGgaagctgctgagcttgGATTTGAAGCCGAATGGTATAGCCGTGGGTTTGGTACATCCAGGATTTATGCGGACGGAGATGACGAAGGGTGTTGGGTACGACAAGTACTGGGATGCTGGTGGAG CTGTCACCCCAGATGAGGCTGCAAGGTCACTGGCCGGGTTCGTTGACAAGTTCGACATTAGCAAAACTGGCGAATATTGGGCACCACGGGGTCCTGG ggatatcggaactgcGGAGCCTGTGCTAGGTAGTGACTTGCCTACTCCGCTACAACTGCCTTGGTGA
- a CDS encoding uncharacterized protein (transcript_id=CADANIAT00009910) encodes MGVHPLIRRTRTVLRRMSADKTEGTESDIIEQSSSYGSAGPQEKTPTPNTQHGVQDAEAVTLSWSKGTLIAVFINIWFLYFVNAFQISVTSSLNPYVTSSFNAHSLSALPTAIGDAFAAATYLPMAKLMDVWGRAEGFLFMVICLTIGLVLMASCNAFETYCAANVFYYVGFYGMEYAVDVVTADASSLRNRAFAYAFTSSPYIITAFAGPKVAKDFYYQVSWRWGFGAWAIATPIIALPLYGMLKRPSGRTVLESIRHWSVEFDLLGVCIFTAGLVLFQLPFDIADYAPEGWASDYIIAMLVVGFSMLFFFAIWEKWLAPVPLFEWRLLTNRTIIGAVLLDATYQLSNYCWSYYFTSWLQVNNNLTIATANYINNIFDVVSGVLLLFLGWVIRRVGKYKWTLYISIPLYIFTQGLMIHFRKPNMSVGYQVMCQIFLAIAGSVFILVEQIAILAAVDHQHVATVLAILNVVGTIGNSAGLTISTSIWQHTYRNALIRYLPESAMSNFSSIYDDLRTQIGYPVGSPIRTAIQMAYAYAELRLLAVGCGIMMLAIPWCILIRDIDLKRKMQVKGTVL; translated from the exons ATGGGTGTTCATCCTCTAATCCGTAGGACTCGTACGGTCCTTCGTCGCATGTCAGCGGATAAGACCGAAGGGACAGAGAGTGATATCATCGAGCAGAGCTCAAGCTACGGCAGCGCTGGACCGCAAGAGAAGACACCAACCCCTAACACCCAGCATGGTGTTCAAGATGCTGAGGCCGTGACTCTCAGTTGGTCGAAGGGCACTCTGATCGCAGTTTTCATCAA CATCTGGTTCTTATACTTTGTAAATGCGTTCCAGATCTCTGTGACCAGCAGCTTGAATCCATACGTGACCAGTTCATTCAATGCACACTCGCTATCTGCACTACCGACAGCCATTGGCGATGCATTTGCCGCTGCGACATATCTTCCCATGGCGAAACTGATGGATGTATGGGGACGTGCAGAAGGCTTTTTATTCATGGTCATTTGCCTGACTATTGGGCTGGTACTTATGGCGTCCTGCAATGCCTTTGAGACCTACTGCGCCGCCAAT GTGTTCTACTACGTTGGCTTTTATGGTATGGAATATGCCGTCGATGTCGTGACGGCCGATGcttcgagtttgaggaatCGTGCTTTTGCGTATGCATTCACGTCCTCTCCTTACATTATTACAGCCTTTGCAGGGCCAAAAGTGGCAAAGGACTTTTATTATCAAGTTTCTTGGCGATGGGGCTTTGGTGCTTGGGCAATTGCTACTCCCATAATTGCACTGCCTCTATACGGTATGCTAAA AAGACCGAGTGGCCGCACGGTACTCGAAAGCATCCGACACTGGTCTGTTGAGTTTGACT TGTTGGGAGTGTGCATATTTACTGCAGGCCTTGTATTGTTCCAGCTACCTTTTGACATTGCCGATTATGCACCTGAAGGCTGGGCCTCAGACTACATCATCGCCATGCTAGTTGTTGGCTTCTCAATGCTGTTCTTTTTTGCAATCTGGGAAAAGTGGCTTGCGCCAGTTCCTCTCTTCGAGTGGCGTCTGCTTACCAACCGCACCATCATAGGTGCTGTACTCCTGGACGCAACTTACCAGCTCTCAAACTACTGCTGGAGCTACTACTTCACTTCCTGGCTGCAAGTCAACAATAACCTAACTATCGCGACAGCAAACtacatcaacaacatcttTGATGTTGTCTCTGGCGTACTACTGCTGTTCCTCGGCTGGGTGATCCGCCGAGTTGGCAAGTACAAGTGGActttatacatctccatcccaCTTTATATCTTCACCCAAGGGCTCATGATTCATTTCCGCAAACCCAATATGAGCGTCGGTTATCAAGTGATGTGCCAGATTTTCCTTGCAATTGCTGGCTCAGTTTTCATCCTCGTTGAACAGATTGCTATTCTTGCTGCCGTAGATCACCAGCATGTTGCCACCGTATTGGCCATTCTGAACGTTGTTGGGACTATTGGGAATTCTGCTGGGTTGACCATCAGCACATCTATCTGGCAACACACATACCGGAACGCTCTTATTCGGTATCTTCCTGAGTCGGCCATGTCTAACTTCAGCAGCATCTACGATGATCTCAGAACGCAGATAGGGTACCCAGTAGGCAGCCCCATCAGGACGGCCATCCAGATGGCCTACGCCTATGCTGAACTCAGACTACTTGCTGTTGGCTGCGGCATTATGATGCTTGCGATTCCTTGGTGTATCCTTATTAGGGATATCGATTtaaagaggaagatgcaggtCAAGGGCACTGTGCTTTGA
- a CDS encoding Ras-GEF domain-containing protein (transcript_id=CADANIAT00009911), with the protein MDDPEQDKIADSNLVEHPAGLIYDDNESVRAGSLAALVEHLTHPNKLDASFNRIFLTTYTYFTSGTELVQLLIRRYDCAPPVNLNPMKAAEWSSQAKPLIQVRVLDTLNQWLENFWTWNEPKGPETHENLLNLQSFVRALASSTQQQKLHEMTHCRLVGLEPEGMRRPRSQPSSIATSSSSSTAPKPILPRKMKPNKLQFLKIDAREIARQLTLMESCIFGKVQPNELMHKNWQRRESQDVAPNVRALIQFFNQLSGWVGALVLAESDLKPRTQVIGHFINVANACHDLQNYSAVVSILSGLQSAPVYRLGRTWAMVTQRDCDKLEPLQAMMSSEQNHQTYRNILRRAIPPCIPFLGIFLKDLVFIEDGNPELTPDERLINFSRYSMMASTIDTVQHFQEAMYCLQPVPELQEYLATELQRAVNSERLWDRSCELEPRGRWDRKRERDTYTATGGMTTAMVVACMVFD; encoded by the exons ATGGACGACCCCGAACAAGACAAGATCGCTGACTCGAACCTCGTTGAGCACCCCGCTGGACTCATCTACGACGATAACGAGAGTGTTAGAGCTGGATCTCTTGCAGCACTGGTGGAACATCTTACTCATCCAAACAAGCTAGATGCATCTTTCAACAGAATATTTCTCACGACATATACATACTTCACTTCAGGGACGGAACTTGTCCAGCTGCTCATTAGGAGGTATGATTGCGCACCGCCTGTCAATCTAAACCCAATGAAAGCAGCAGAATGGTCAAGTCAGGCAAAGCCCTTGATTCAGGTACGGGTGTTGGATACCCTAAATCAATGGCTCGAAAATTTCTGGACATGGAATGAGCCGAAAGGCCCTGAAACGCATGAGAATCTCCTAAATCTCCAGTCATTCGTTAGGGCCCTCGCGTCAAGtacacagcagcagaagcttcATGAAATGACCCATTGCCGACTTGTGGGCCTCGAGCCAGAGGGCATGAGGAGGCCGCGTTCCCAGCCATCATCTATCGCAAcgtccagctcaagctcaaccgCCCCCAAGCCAATCCTGCCACGGAAGATGAAACCGAATAAGCTTCAATTTCTCAAAATTGATGCCAGAGAGATCGCGCGCCAACTAACCCTAATGGAATCATGCATCTTTGGTAAAGTACAGCCTAATGAACTCATGCATAAAAACTGGCAAAGGAGGGAGAGCCAAGACGTGGCTCCCAATGTCAGAGCCCTAATTCAATTCTTCAATCAGCTCTCTGGTTGGGTTGGAGCCCTAGTACTTGCAGAATCGGACTTGAAACCGCGGACGCAGGTTATAGGGCACTTCATTAATGTCGCCAAT GCATGTCATGACCTTCAGAACTACTCAGCTGTTGTCTCCATATTGTCAGGTCTGCAGAGTGCACCTGTGTACCGGCTTGGTCGAACTTGGGCAATGGTCACACAGCGTGACTGCGACAAACTTGAACCATTACAAGCTATGATGTCGAGCGAACAAAACCATCAGACTTATCGGAATATCCTGCGGCGCGCAATACCGCCATGTATCCCTTTTCTTG GCATATTCCTAAAAGACCTAGTCTTCATCGAAGATGGAAATCCGGAACTAACGCCAGATGAACGACTGATCAATTTCTCCAGATACTCCATGATGGCATCCACCATCGATACCGTTCAGCACTTTCAAGAAGCGATGTACTGTTTACAGCCCGTACCAGAGCTGCAGGAATACCTCGCGACGGAGCTGCAACGCGCGGTTAATTCGGAGAGGCTGTGGGACAGAAGCTGTGAGCTGGAGCCGAGGGGTCGGTGGGATAggaaaagagagcgagatACGTATACTGCCACAGGGGGGATGACAACTGCCATGGTTGTTGCTTGCATGGTATTTGATTGA
- a CDS encoding uncharacterized protein (transcript_id=CADANIAT00009912), producing the protein MSIMLTLTMGSVPPPLGIGCFRLLPRSLHFLTLKLVCKAFNEVLSKHEHPIARRYLRQRRHGTLPSPIDTQRTYTWKPEDDVVLLSDLFPPTISAKGGFLYTFRYLHSLRRRQKLCSRLCYYLADRIVNKFVACEGMFMKTTFASKAERAVFMRRAMGKVWSYLSPLMYYTLYFLESYADARREQTNVLLRDFEAGRLPVRIPPDIRKRMYQELQRKIMQSPPFTDTTTLISTHHCLRLLVSWLRDTVPPDEQDVSDDSWIGSLLTVSPFQRLVEYFSAEIGDGGNQRMQRKDFMYNFHRDISLTENDEMNSRVFESAPNVHLHRSVQDVWFDAATAEIAKRRAGNHRKEKVMLYDGVPFLFGCPYCKPGAGDGCPYHLLNTSWTSHRLSPLHYEINKNAESYSLLTNRTALDTYAARLRDYLTNSLAVAGAPTLQHDPATSATLGALQSCTWEAISSLSFLDASMISEHGGHSAFEQNEEEPAGLLITLTYENATYKAALLSSGAVSRNQSQDQEQLQKQRKRKRGRPSLKSSITTVSASTHLPLLLLRLPKPLRESLFSFLSSNFDTYVSALRISSHGLCEILQSYLSGLTPAGPVNAGADVGEIMRELHITISFAPPIAPSLKALTVCIPRETSGAFIRVPGSTSYAGNAGTSVLSGLSAYLSKHLALDLRLPLVEGAAATTAGSLLTGGYVRLTRIACAGFVVTSEGRLKIVAKAEDRTGGEEDDEQKRGELSGGEALLRAVLKRAGNGMGSGFDSHAEEQN; encoded by the exons ATGTCAATAATGCTGACACTAACCATGGGAAGCGTGCCTCCACCTTTAGGCATAGGGTGTttccgtcttcttcctcgctctctGC ATTTCCTGACCCTCAAACTAGTCTGCAAAGCTTTCAATGAGGTCCTCAGTAAGCATGAGCATCCGATCGCCCGCCGGTACCTGCGCCAGCGGCGGCACGGAACGCTTCCGTCGCCGATCGACACGCAGCGGACGTATACGTGGAAACcggaggatgatgtcgtcCTCCTTTCGGATTTGTTCCCGCCGACCATAAGCGCAAAAGGAGGCTTTCTGTATACGTTTCGGTATCTGCATAGTCTGCGCCGGAGACAGAAGCTTTGCTCGAGATTATGCTATTATCTTGCGGACCGGATTGTCAATAAGTTTGTGGCTTGTGAGGGGATGTTCATGAAGACTACCTTTGCGTCCAAGGCGGAACGGGCGGTGTTCATGAGAAGGGCCATGGGGAAGGTGTGGTCTTATCTTTCGCCGCTTAT GTATTATACCTTGTACTTTCTCGAGTCCTATGCCGACGCTCGACGCGAGCAGACTAATGTCCTTTTGCGCGATTTTGAGGCTGGCCGGCTCCCTGTGCGAATACCGCCGGATATTCGCAAGAGAATGTATCAGGAATTGCAAAGGAAAATCATGCAATCTCCGCCCTTTACGGATACAACTACGCTCATATCAACCCATCACTGTTTGCGCCTGCTGGTCTCTTGGCTACGTGATACCGTCCCACCAGACGAGCAAGACGTCTCAGACGACAGCTGGATAGGCTCGCTGCTGACAGTGTCACCCTTCCAACGGCTGGTGGAATATTTCTCAGCAGAAATTGGGGACGGCGGGAACCAGCGGATGCAGCGGAAGGATTTCATGTACAATTTTCACAGGGACATCTCACTGACTGAAAACGATGAGATGAACTCCCGGGTTTTTGAGAGCGCGCCGAATGTGCATCTCCATCGCTCGGTCCAGGATGTATGGTTCGATGCTGCCACTGCTGAGATCGCGAAGAGAAGGGCTGGCAACCataggaaagagaaagtTATGCTCTATGACGGCGTGCCTTTCTTATTCGGCTGCCCTTACTGCAAGCCCGGTGCTGGTGATGGATG CCCATACCACCTCCTCAACACATCATGGACATCCCACCGTCTCTCCCCACTCCACTACGAAATCAACAAAAATGCGGAGTCATATTCCCTCCTCACAAACAGAACCGCCCTAGACACTTACGCCGCGCGCCTGAGAGACTACCTGACTAACTCCCTGGCTGTGGCCGGCGCGCCAACTTTGCAACATGACCCAGCAACATCCGCAACCCTCGGCGCACTCCAATCATGTACATGGGAAGCTATATCATCCCTTTCCTTCCTGGACGCGAGCATGATTTCCGAGCATGGGGGACATAGTGCATTTGAgcagaacgaggaagaaccGGCAGGCCTCCTAATAACCCTCACCTACGAAAACGCCACATACAAAGCCGCCCTTCTTAGCTCTGGTGCTGTCTCTAGGAACCAGAGCCAAGACCAAGAACAAttgcagaagcagagaaagcgCAAACGAGGCCGTCCATCCCTGAAGTCATCAATAACGACAGTATCCGCATCAACACAcctcccccttctccttttaCGCCTCCCGAAACCCCTCAGGGAGAGCTTATTTTCGTTCCTTAGCTCGAACTTCGACACGTATGTGTCTGCCTTACGGATCTCAAGCCACGGGCTTTGTGAAATTCTGCAAAGTTATCTTAGTGGATTGACCCCAGCTGGGCCAGTGAACGCGGGTGCGGATGTAGGAGAGATTATGCGCGAATTACACATAACGATCTCCTTTGCCCCGCCGATAGCACCCTCGCTGAAGGCGCTGACTGTTTGTATTCCGAGGGAGACGTCTGGGGCTTTTATACGAGTGCCAGGGTCTACTTCTTACGCAGGTAATGCCGGGACTTCCGTGCTGTCTGGACTGTCAGCGTACTTATCGAAACATCTTGCTCTGGATTTGAGATTGCCGTTAGTGGAAGGTGCAGCCGCTACTACTGCTGGGTCTTTGCTGACAGGGGGCTATGTGCGGCTCACGAGAATTGCGTGTGCTGGTTTTGTGGTTACCTCTGAGGGGCGATTGAAGATTGTTGCGAAGGCGGAAGACAGAactggaggagaggaggatgatgagcagAAAAGAGGCGAGTTGAGTGGTGGAGAGGCACTGCTCAGGGCTGTTCTGAAGAGGGCTGGAAATGGCATGGGGAGTGGATTTGATAGTCATGCTGAAGAACAAAATTAA